A portion of the Algisphaera agarilytica genome contains these proteins:
- a CDS encoding zinc ribbon domain-containing protein, producing MPLYEYCCPTHGSFDEFRPSSHSSAPIACPICGEQATRVLTVPRMRQMDKGRLIGMERNEKSRHEPHVCKTGCGCSSGKARKQDKLPNGQPKPQVYKGPRPWVVEHA from the coding sequence ATGCCCCTATACGAATATTGCTGCCCCACCCACGGCAGTTTCGACGAGTTTCGACCGAGTTCACACAGCAGCGCCCCGATCGCCTGCCCCATCTGTGGGGAGCAAGCGACTCGCGTCCTGACCGTCCCGCGGATGCGTCAGATGGACAAGGGACGCCTGATCGGGATGGAACGCAACGAGAAGAGCCGCCACGAGCCCCACGTCTGCAAGACGGGCTGCGGATGCTCATCGGGCAAGGCGAGGAAACAGGACAAGCTACCCAACGGCCAGCCCAAACCCCAGGTTTACAAGGGACCGCGGCCCTGGGTCGTCGAGCACGCCTGA
- the urtA gene encoding urea ABC transporter substrate-binding protein yields MAGAVGASAEWTNPVLDKYPTDKVNTTGLMVTDTTVTVGQLHSVTGTMAISETGSVEAERLAIKQINDMGGVLGRKIEIIQEDGASDWPTFAEKARKLLVSDKVGTVFGCWTSASRKAVLPIFEKENGMLYYPTFYEGLEASKNVIYTGQEATQQILWGLDWAHEEKGAKTFFLIGSDYIWPRTSNKIARIHIERFLKGCKVVGEEYYPLGHTQFGSLINKVKLKKPDCIYSIIVGGSNVAWYKQLNAAGITADSLAKRGQILLTISTTEDEILGIGGANVEGFYACMKYFQSLDNENNKKFVAAFKEMWGSDSVIGDVTQAAYLGPWLWKATVEKAGSFDIDAISAASGGVEFKEAPEGYVRIHDTNNHLWSKARIGKMLANGQFEVIAESPELIEPNPFPEGYK; encoded by the coding sequence ATGGCGGGTGCCGTGGGCGCCTCGGCGGAGTGGACCAACCCCGTTCTCGACAAGTACCCGACCGACAAGGTCAACACCACCGGCCTGATGGTCACGGACACCACCGTAACCGTGGGTCAGCTCCACTCTGTGACCGGCACGATGGCGATCTCCGAGACCGGTTCGGTCGAGGCCGAACGTCTTGCGATCAAACAGATCAACGACATGGGCGGTGTGCTCGGCCGAAAGATCGAGATCATCCAGGAAGACGGCGCCAGCGACTGGCCCACCTTCGCCGAAAAAGCCCGGAAACTCCTGGTCAGCGACAAGGTCGGCACCGTGTTCGGCTGCTGGACCTCGGCGTCGCGTAAAGCGGTGCTGCCGATCTTCGAGAAAGAGAACGGCATGCTGTACTACCCCACCTTCTACGAAGGCCTCGAGGCCTCGAAGAACGTGATCTACACCGGCCAGGAAGCCACCCAACAGATCCTCTGGGGCCTGGACTGGGCCCACGAAGAAAAAGGTGCCAAGACCTTCTTCCTCATCGGCTCGGACTACATCTGGCCGCGCACCTCCAACAAGATCGCTCGTATCCACATCGAGCGCTTCCTGAAAGGCTGCAAGGTTGTCGGTGAAGAGTACTACCCCCTGGGTCACACCCAGTTCGGTTCGCTGATCAACAAAGTCAAGCTGAAGAAGCCCGACTGCATCTATTCCATCATCGTGGGTGGCTCGAACGTGGCCTGGTACAAGCAGCTCAACGCGGCGGGTATCACCGCTGATTCCCTTGCGAAGCGTGGACAGATCCTCCTGACCATTTCGACCACCGAAGACGAGATCCTCGGCATCGGCGGCGCGAACGTCGAAGGCTTCTACGCCTGCATGAAGTACTTCCAGAGCCTCGACAACGAAAACAACAAGAAGTTCGTTGCCGCGTTCAAGGAAATGTGGGGCAGCGACTCCGTCATCGGTGACGTGACCCAGGCCGCTTATCTCGGCCCCTGGCTGTGGAAGGCGACTGTTGAAAAAGCAGGCAGCTTCGACATCGATGCGATTTCCGCCGCCTCGGGTGGTGTGGAGTTCAAGGAAGCGCCCGAAGGCTACGTCCGTATCCACGATACGAACAACCACCTTTGGTCGAAGGCCCGTATCGGCAAGATGCTCGCCAACGGTCAGTTCGAGGTGATCGCCGAATCGCCCGAGCTCATCGAGCCCAACCCCTTCCCCGAAGGTTACAAATAA
- a CDS encoding cytochrome-c peroxidase gives MIVDEGVDAVELGLLPDVEFPEDNPYTKEKAELGRQLFYDPRLSASGEMACASCHDPDLGWADGRTVSFGRQRLELQRNAPSAMNSGHMDVLFWDGRADSLEDLTLKVIENANEMHGVGDEVARFINDIPEYREKVQEVFGQDEVTIDAITKAVATFVRTINGGRSNFDRFLKGRPDALSDAALRGLHLFRTKAMCMNCHHGPLLSDNKLHTTGLSLYGTPREDLGAYHVTLDPQDSGKFKTPPLRHISRTGPYMHHGLFESLMVTVRAYNGGMIEPRAKKNRPNDPLLPKNSPLLHELNLTDSELNDLVAFLESLEEPHRRVLPPELPPFRDQE, from the coding sequence ATGATCGTGGATGAGGGGGTGGATGCGGTGGAACTGGGGTTGTTGCCGGACGTCGAGTTTCCTGAAGACAACCCTTACACCAAAGAAAAGGCCGAGCTCGGCCGACAGCTGTTCTATGACCCCAGGCTCTCAGCCAGTGGCGAGATGGCGTGTGCTTCTTGCCACGACCCGGATCTGGGCTGGGCTGATGGGCGGACCGTGTCGTTTGGCCGGCAACGGCTGGAGCTTCAACGCAATGCGCCGTCGGCGATGAACTCCGGTCATATGGATGTCTTGTTCTGGGATGGCCGTGCCGATTCGCTTGAAGACCTGACGCTCAAGGTCATCGAAAACGCCAACGAAATGCACGGCGTCGGCGATGAGGTGGCCCGCTTCATCAACGATATCCCCGAATACCGCGAGAAGGTCCAAGAGGTCTTCGGCCAGGACGAAGTCACCATCGATGCGATCACCAAGGCGGTCGCCACCTTTGTCCGGACGATTAACGGAGGCCGAAGCAATTTCGATCGCTTCCTCAAAGGCCGACCTGATGCCCTATCTGATGCGGCGTTGCGTGGCCTGCACCTGTTCCGCACCAAGGCCATGTGCATGAACTGCCACCACGGCCCGCTGCTGTCGGACAACAAACTCCACACCACCGGCCTCTCGCTGTACGGCACCCCGCGCGAAGACCTTGGAGCGTATCACGTCACCCTTGATCCGCAGGACTCGGGCAAGTTCAAGACGCCCCCGCTCCGCCACATCTCACGGACCGGGCCCTACATGCACCACGGTTTGTTCGAGTCGTTGATGGTCACCGTTCGGGCCTACAACGGCGGCATGATCGAGCCGAGGGCCAAGAAGAACCGCCCCAACGATCCGCTTCTGCCCAAGAACTCCCCCCTACTTCACGAGTTGAATCTAACCGACTCGGAACTCAATGACCTGGTCGCTTTCCTGGAATCGCTGGAAGAGCCGCATCGCCGAGTCCTGCCGCCGGAACTGCCTCCTTTCAGAGATCAAGAGTAG
- the fmdA gene encoding formamidase: METLIKVDVSEVPEKQDVLHNRWHPDIPMVATVKPGDEFRIECVDWTGGQIKDDDSAMDIQVVDLSKVHYLSGPVAVEGAEPGDLLVVDILDVGVLPTSEWGFTGIFALENGGGFLDQHYPDARKACWNFSGIYANSRHIPGVEFAGIMHPGLIGCLPSQDLLDTWNKREKGLVDTDPTRVPPYATLPYADTAHMGRMKGDARDAAAAEAARTVPPREHGGNCDIKNLSKGSKVFFPVYVDGGGLSMGDIHFSQGDGEITFCGAIEMAGYLDLRVNIIKGGMAKYAVKNPIFMPSPLEPNYTSYVMFEGISVDEQGEQHFLDATIAYRQACLNAIEYMKKFGYTGEQAYAILGTAPVEGRISGIVDVPNACATLALPTEIFDFDIKPNADGPKVSIPQGIDLAKAV; this comes from the coding sequence ATGGAAACGCTGATCAAAGTTGATGTTTCTGAGGTACCCGAAAAGCAGGATGTACTGCACAACCGGTGGCACCCCGATATCCCGATGGTGGCTACGGTCAAACCCGGTGACGAGTTCCGCATCGAATGCGTGGACTGGACCGGCGGTCAGATCAAAGACGACGACTCGGCGATGGATATCCAAGTGGTGGACCTCTCGAAGGTTCACTACCTCAGCGGCCCGGTTGCAGTGGAGGGTGCCGAGCCCGGCGACCTGCTCGTGGTGGATATCCTTGATGTCGGCGTTTTGCCGACTTCGGAATGGGGCTTCACCGGCATCTTTGCCCTTGAAAACGGCGGCGGCTTTCTTGATCAGCATTATCCCGATGCTCGCAAAGCTTGCTGGAACTTTAGCGGCATCTATGCGAACTCGCGTCACATCCCCGGCGTTGAGTTCGCGGGCATCATGCACCCCGGACTCATCGGGTGCCTGCCGAGCCAGGACCTTCTCGATACCTGGAATAAACGGGAAAAGGGGCTGGTGGATACCGACCCCACGCGGGTTCCGCCCTACGCCACTCTGCCTTACGCCGACACCGCACACATGGGCCGCATGAAGGGTGATGCCCGCGACGCGGCTGCCGCGGAAGCCGCCCGGACGGTTCCCCCGCGTGAACACGGCGGCAACTGCGACATCAAGAACCTGAGCAAGGGTTCCAAGGTGTTCTTCCCCGTTTACGTTGACGGCGGCGGCCTGTCGATGGGCGACATCCACTTCTCGCAGGGCGATGGTGAGATCACCTTCTGCGGCGCAATCGAGATGGCGGGCTACCTCGACCTGCGGGTCAACATCATCAAGGGCGGCATGGCCAAATATGCCGTGAAGAACCCCATCTTCATGCCTTCGCCCCTTGAGCCGAACTACACCAGCTACGTCATGTTCGAAGGCATCTCGGTCGACGAGCAAGGCGAGCAGCACTTCCTGGATGCAACGATCGCCTACCGCCAGGCTTGCCTGAACGCGATCGAATACATGAAGAAGTTCGGCTACACGGGCGAGCAGGCCTACGCCATCCTCGGCACCGCTCCGGTCGAGGGCCGAATCAGCGGCATCGTTGACGTGCCTAATGCGTGTGCAACGTTGGCCCTCCCAACCGAAATCTTCGACTTCGATATCAAACCCAATGCGGATGGCCCGAAGGTCTCGATCCCGCAAGGCATCGACCTGGCCAAGGCGGTCTGA
- a CDS encoding type II secretion system protein, translating into MAQRAFTLIELLVVISIIALLIGILLPALGKARAQGRQIACLANVRSIFQGGATYAVDYKGFLPSGVQVGYHSYNIAPGQAFPATSHQTPLITGVENAMGAAAALEKGNHMVGSGQAWICPSAIPEMQDYGNTYLVRPAVRPADLNASNRDQDIGSNPYEEIEYRNRPGRYWYAQGNRDTAAAPAHNQMTIDANSGNPNWLGYGPFPLPPAAPGVAYAPFETPNEPHTNGQVSNFGAVNASFLDGSAALRETVTDFR; encoded by the coding sequence ATGGCCCAGCGTGCGTTTACTCTGATCGAGTTGCTGGTGGTGATCAGTATCATCGCACTACTCATAGGCATCCTTCTACCCGCATTGGGCAAGGCCCGAGCTCAAGGACGTCAAATCGCCTGCCTTGCCAATGTTCGCAGCATCTTCCAAGGCGGTGCGACCTATGCCGTGGATTACAAGGGTTTCCTACCAAGCGGTGTCCAGGTCGGCTACCACTCTTATAACATCGCTCCAGGTCAAGCTTTCCCTGCCACTTCGCACCAAACTCCTCTTATCACAGGAGTTGAGAACGCTATGGGGGCTGCAGCTGCCCTGGAGAAAGGGAACCATATGGTGGGTTCCGGCCAAGCTTGGATATGCCCGTCTGCCATTCCAGAAATGCAAGATTACGGGAATACATATTTGGTTCGCCCTGCGGTTCGTCCAGCGGATCTTAATGCCTCTAACCGAGATCAGGATATTGGCTCAAATCCATATGAAGAGATTGAGTACAGAAATCGACCTGGTCGTTATTGGTATGCCCAGGGAAACCGGGACACCGCAGCTGCCCCCGCTCATAATCAAATGACGATTGACGCCAATTCAGGCAATCCCAACTGGCTAGGCTACGGCCCATTCCCATTACCACCTGCCGCACCAGGCGTTGCATACGCACCCTTTGAAACTCCCAATGAGCCACACACCAATGGTCAAGTTTCCAATTTCGGCGCGGTCAACGCCTCTTTCTTAGATGGCTCTGCAGCTTTGCGTGAAACGGTAACGGATTTCCGATAG
- a CDS encoding sulfurtransferase, with protein MTSPSTGGLCFLSLFLLLSICFSFGCAATDTSHQKSASGLQAIWDSTRVFIEPDQLQQVLDEPQLVLLHVGHGERGYRLGHIPGARYVDFKEIIELERDGLKSELPNPEDFQKRVTAWGIGEDSAVVLYGDAAGVFPSRLYVTMQHYGCGDRVRLLNGHLRGWVVQESELDTSDSAASDSTLPGVSLTILHEGVSGVIASTADIDRAVERGETTMLDVRPEDQYAGLKRGPGVKEPGQIPGAVNMPLQQMVTGVKPPWLVNRDQLKAELLAIGVEPNRPVVVYDAQGMHSALAFAVLKELGYRVSLYDAGYAAWSKR; from the coding sequence ATGACCTCTCCTTCAACTGGCGGGTTGTGTTTTCTTTCACTTTTCCTGTTGCTCTCGATTTGTTTTTCATTCGGATGTGCAGCCACCGACACAAGCCACCAGAAGTCCGCATCGGGCTTGCAGGCTATCTGGGATTCCACACGGGTTTTCATCGAGCCCGATCAGCTGCAGCAGGTGTTGGATGAGCCGCAGCTCGTGTTGCTTCATGTCGGACACGGCGAACGAGGCTACCGGCTTGGGCATATCCCTGGGGCCCGCTACGTGGACTTCAAGGAGATCATAGAACTCGAGCGTGATGGATTGAAATCCGAATTGCCCAACCCTGAAGACTTCCAGAAGCGTGTCACAGCCTGGGGTATCGGCGAGGATTCGGCCGTGGTGCTTTATGGAGACGCGGCGGGCGTTTTCCCTTCACGCCTCTATGTCACCATGCAGCATTATGGTTGCGGTGACCGGGTTCGTCTGCTCAATGGCCATCTCCGCGGTTGGGTGGTCCAGGAAAGTGAATTGGATACGAGTGATTCGGCTGCTAGTGATTCGACTTTGCCCGGCGTGTCATTGACGATACTGCACGAGGGGGTTTCGGGCGTCATCGCCAGCACCGCAGACATCGACCGTGCGGTTGAAAGAGGCGAAACCACAATGCTTGATGTCCGCCCGGAAGATCAATACGCGGGGCTTAAAAGGGGGCCAGGCGTAAAGGAACCCGGACAGATCCCGGGGGCGGTGAATATGCCGTTGCAGCAAATGGTGACCGGGGTCAAGCCGCCCTGGCTCGTGAATCGAGATCAACTCAAGGCCGAGCTGTTAGCGATTGGAGTCGAACCAAACCGCCCGGTGGTGGTTTACGACGCACAGGGTATGCACTCCGCGCTCGCCTTCGCAGTGCTGAAGGAACTGGGTTATCGCGTTTCTCTTTATGACGCGGGGTATGCAGCCTGGTCCAAAAGGTAG
- the urtB gene encoding urea ABC transporter permease subunit UrtB: MELLAFISMFEGYTGEEIRAIFIMQGFSGLSMFSVFLLMALGLAIIFGQMKVINMAHGEFLTIGAYTTVFISDWAVESAPGFLPYYFPFAMLAAFGVAFLMGYLVEIGFIRFLYKRPLDTLLATWGLSMILQQIFRLTFGAREDSAVMPDWLMGSWAASDMVDIPINGMFLLGTSIFMTVLVWLLMARSRWGLRVRATVQNREMAAATGINTKRTDRMTFALGCGIAGIAGAAFTTIGSVSPSAGSLYIVDTFIVVVFGGAGSLIGTILAAFSIAQAQSILEFFLDGVLAKVFILLTVVGILMLRPQGLVVSKIRKP, encoded by the coding sequence ATGGAACTTTTGGCGTTTATTTCAATGTTTGAGGGCTACACCGGCGAGGAGATCCGCGCGATCTTCATCATGCAGGGCTTCTCGGGCCTCAGCATGTTCTCGGTGTTCCTGCTGATGGCCTTGGGGCTGGCGATCATCTTCGGCCAGATGAAGGTGATCAACATGGCCCACGGCGAGTTCCTTACGATCGGGGCGTACACCACTGTGTTCATCTCCGACTGGGCGGTCGAAAGCGCCCCGGGGTTCCTGCCCTACTACTTCCCGTTTGCGATGCTCGCTGCGTTTGGCGTGGCGTTCCTCATGGGGTACCTCGTGGAGATCGGCTTTATCCGCTTCCTATACAAGCGTCCGCTCGACACCTTGTTGGCGACCTGGGGCTTGAGCATGATCCTGCAGCAGATCTTCCGACTCACATTCGGGGCCCGCGAAGACAGTGCGGTTATGCCGGACTGGCTGATGGGATCGTGGGCGGCCAGCGATATGGTCGACATCCCGATCAACGGCATGTTTCTGCTGGGGACATCGATCTTCATGACGGTCCTGGTGTGGCTGCTGATGGCGCGTTCCCGCTGGGGGCTGCGGGTCCGTGCCACCGTACAGAACCGTGAGATGGCTGCGGCGACCGGCATCAACACCAAGCGGACCGACCGCATGACGTTCGCCCTGGGCTGCGGCATCGCGGGTATCGCCGGGGCGGCCTTCACCACCATCGGGTCGGTGTCGCCGTCGGCGGGTTCGCTCTACATCGTCGATACGTTCATCGTCGTGGTCTTCGGCGGAGCGGGCAGCCTGATCGGCACGATCCTCGCGGCCTTCTCCATCGCCCAGGCTCAATCGATCCTCGAGTTCTTCCTCGACGGCGTGTTGGCCAAGGTCTTCATCCTGCTCACCGTGGTCGGCATCCTAATGCTCCGTCCGCAGGGCCTGGTGGTCTCCAAGATCCGTAAACCGTAA
- the urtC gene encoding urea ABC transporter permease subunit UrtC, translating into MLVLAALLLIIFPIFLDTFRLNLMGRYLSLAFVAIALVLCWGYGGILSLGQGVFWGLGGYCMAAFLKLEAARNIANEAGTDQINALTTVGLPDFMDWNQITELPWFWYPFKNFPLTLALMFLIPTVLAYIIGVAMFKRRVSGVYFAIITQALCWIMELLFVTRQGWTGGINGITDLRTLLGWDFMNGEHWTGQRLVYFITVIMIGVCIILGRLILTSKLGKLLVALRDTEDRVRFSGYDVASFKTFIFCIAAAMSALGGGLFVMNVGFMSPKLVTIEPSIYMVIFCAVGGRMSLIGAVYGTLVVSYGRTYFSEQFPELWLFALGGVFILVTVIFPKGLAGIVESATPWLGKVFSKTGEQQGSQPPAEAVGT; encoded by the coding sequence ATGCTCGTATTGGCAGCGCTGCTGCTTATCATCTTCCCGATCTTCCTCGACACCTTCCGTCTCAACCTGATGGGTCGGTACCTCAGCCTCGCCTTCGTGGCCATCGCCTTGGTGCTTTGTTGGGGCTACGGCGGCATCCTCAGCCTCGGGCAAGGCGTGTTCTGGGGCCTCGGCGGGTACTGCATGGCCGCGTTCTTAAAGTTGGAAGCCGCCCGCAACATCGCCAACGAAGCAGGCACCGACCAGATCAACGCGCTCACCACCGTTGGCTTGCCCGACTTCATGGACTGGAACCAGATCACCGAACTGCCGTGGTTCTGGTACCCGTTTAAGAACTTCCCGTTGACCCTCGCCCTAATGTTCCTAATCCCCACGGTACTGGCCTACATCATCGGCGTGGCCATGTTCAAGCGGCGGGTGAGCGGGGTGTACTTCGCCATCATCACCCAGGCACTCTGCTGGATCATGGAGCTGCTCTTTGTTACCCGCCAGGGCTGGACCGGGGGGATCAACGGCATCACCGACCTCCGCACCCTTCTGGGCTGGGACTTCATGAACGGCGAACACTGGACCGGTCAGCGGTTGGTGTACTTCATCACCGTCATCATGATCGGGGTCTGCATCATCCTCGGCCGGCTGATCCTAACTTCCAAGCTCGGGAAGCTGCTGGTGGCGTTGCGGGATACCGAGGACCGTGTCCGCTTCTCGGGTTACGACGTGGCCAGCTTTAAGACGTTTATCTTCTGTATCGCGGCGGCGATGTCGGCGCTCGGCGGCGGGTTGTTCGTGATGAACGTCGGCTTTATGTCGCCCAAGCTCGTCACGATCGAGCCCTCCATCTACATGGTGATTTTCTGTGCGGTCGGCGGCCGTATGTCGTTGATCGGCGCGGTCTATGGCACGCTGGTGGTCTCCTACGGCCGGACCTACTTTTCCGAACAGTTCCCCGAACTCTGGCTGTTCGCGCTGGGCGGCGTGTTCATCCTGGTAACCGTCATCTTTCCCAAGGGTTTGGCCGGAATTGTCGAAAGTGC